Proteins encoded in a region of the Panicum hallii strain FIL2 chromosome 3, PHallii_v3.1, whole genome shotgun sequence genome:
- the LOC112885423 gene encoding uncharacterized protein LOC112885423, protein MAKELEHLKINLPDKFVVGGIIAKLPPSWRDFATTLKHKRMEISVSNLIASLDVEKKARTMNGRSKATKVQTTANMVQKSHGKGKGKGKKTNRSLPLLSRRRSSRKTTRDSTVMMGNGSHATIRGVGTVDLKLTLRKIVQLKNVQHVPTIGKNLVSGSLLCRNGD, encoded by the exons ATGGCCAAGGAGCTTgagcacctcaagatcaacctacccgacaagtttgtggttggTGGCATCATTGCCAAGTTGCCTCCTTCATGGAGGGATTTCGCCACTACTCTCAAACATAAGAGGATGGAGATATCAGTGTCTAATCTGATAGCATCCCTTGATGTTGAGAAAAAAGCTCGGACCATGAATGGGCGATCTAAGGCTACTAAGGTCCAGACTACTGCCAACATGGTGCAGAAGTCTCACGGcaaaggcaagggcaagggaaagaagaCCAACCGCAGCCTACCACtactttcaagaagaagaagttcaagGAAG accaCTCGGGATTCTACCGTGATGATGGGCAACGGGTCGCATGCTACTATTCGTGGTGTTGGCACGGTCGATCTGAAGCTaactttgagaaagatcgtgcagctgaagaacgtgcagcatgtccctacTATCGGCAAGAATCTAGTTAGTGGCTCCCTTTTGTGTAGGAATGGTgattga